A part of Chrysiogenia bacterium genomic DNA contains:
- a CDS encoding tyrosine recombinase, translating to MAEFEQHLASVRNGSANTSRAYLRDLERFFHFISGDEETLPTQGELGKLTRLDVRRYLAHRHGEVSKSTTARELSALRTFFRWCMERKILGANPADSVATPKRAKKLPAFLSPDQSESLMDSGGADTDPHRDLRNRVILELLYGSGLRLSEVAALELRDVDLKERLIHVREGKGGKDRVVPFAEITADLLKEWLEARKGLLAGAKAGTCTALLVSRQGRGLSSRQIARIVKRYARDAGLPEEISPHALRHSFATDLLSGGADLRAIQELLGHASLSTTQRYTHVDLESLQKVYRRAHPRARDAKESA from the coding sequence TTGGCCGAATTTGAACAGCATCTGGCGAGCGTTCGCAACGGCTCTGCCAATACCTCGCGCGCCTACCTGCGCGATCTTGAGCGCTTTTTTCACTTCATCTCGGGCGACGAAGAGACGCTTCCCACGCAAGGGGAACTGGGGAAGCTGACGCGCCTGGACGTGCGGCGCTACCTGGCGCATCGCCACGGCGAGGTGAGCAAGTCGACCACCGCGCGCGAACTATCGGCGCTTCGCACCTTCTTTCGCTGGTGCATGGAGCGCAAGATCCTGGGCGCCAACCCCGCCGACTCGGTCGCCACGCCCAAGCGTGCGAAGAAGCTCCCGGCTTTCCTGAGCCCTGACCAGAGCGAGAGCCTCATGGACAGCGGCGGCGCCGACACTGACCCGCACCGCGACCTTCGCAACCGGGTGATTCTCGAACTGCTCTACGGCTCGGGCCTACGCCTGTCCGAGGTCGCCGCACTGGAGTTGCGCGACGTGGACCTCAAAGAGCGGCTCATTCATGTGCGTGAGGGCAAGGGCGGCAAGGACCGCGTCGTTCCCTTTGCCGAAATCACTGCCGATCTTTTGAAGGAATGGCTCGAAGCCCGGAAGGGTTTGCTCGCGGGCGCAAAGGCTGGAACCTGTACGGCCCTGCTGGTGAGCCGCCAGGGCAGGGGGCTCTCCTCGCGCCAGATCGCGCGCATCGTAAAAAGATACGCCCGCGATGCGGGCCTGCCCGAGGAAATCTCTCCACATGCGCTCCGGCACTCATTTGCGACCGACCTGCTCTCGGGCGGCGCGGACCTTCGCGCCATCCAGGAACTGCTGGGACACGCCTCGCTCTCGACGACCCAGCGCTATACCCACGTGGATCTGGAGAGCCTCCAGAAGGTCTACCGCCGCGCCCACCCGCGGGCGCGAGATGCCAAAGAGAGCGCTTGA
- the hslV gene encoding ATP-dependent protease subunit HslV: protein MKNPKIRSTTILCVRRGNQVSIAGDGQVSLGNTVMKHSARKVRALYEGRVITGFAGATADAITLYELFEAKLEEFNGNLRRAAVELAKQWRTSKMLRNLEAMLIVADAKESYLVSGTGDVIEPEKGILAIGSGGPFAQAAATALIENTDLSAHEIADRALHIAANICIYTNHDIVVSDLEASE from the coding sequence ATGAAGAATCCCAAAATCAGATCGACAACCATTCTCTGCGTGCGCCGCGGCAACCAGGTCTCCATCGCCGGAGACGGGCAGGTCAGCCTTGGCAACACGGTCATGAAGCACAGCGCCCGCAAGGTGCGCGCCCTCTACGAGGGACGGGTCATCACCGGCTTTGCCGGGGCCACGGCCGATGCGATCACGCTCTACGAGCTCTTCGAGGCCAAACTCGAGGAATTCAACGGCAACCTGCGCCGCGCGGCGGTGGAGCTGGCCAAGCAGTGGCGCACCAGCAAGATGCTGCGCAATCTCGAAGCCATGCTTATCGTCGCCGATGCCAAGGAGAGCTACCTCGTCTCCGGCACCGGCGATGTGATCGAGCCGGAGAAGGGAATTCTCGCCATCGGCAGCGGCGGGCCCTTCGCGCAGGCCGCGGCCACGGCGCTCATCGAGAACACCGACCTCTCCGCCCATGAGATTGCCGACCGCGCGCTGCACATTGCCGCCAACATCTGCATCTACACCAACCACGACATCGTCGTATCCGACCTGGAGGCCAGCGAGTGA
- a CDS encoding AAA family ATPase: protein MENLSPREIVAELDKFIIGQGPAKKAVAIALRNRWRRQRVDEKLREEITPKNIIMIGPTGVGKTEIARRLAKLAGAPFLKVEASKFTEVGYVGKDVESMIRDLTEAGVKLVEAEERERVVPEAQRLAEERLLDVLLPRDEEPQPEEEAPRVFAAGAPGEQGGAEVVETGSSTRDKLRKLLRSGKLDDRDVEIDVAVSSKAMTQVFTPQGMEEMGFDLSELLGGLGNAFGGGKKTKRRSVKVPEALRLLTEQEAARLIDREVIQR from the coding sequence ATCGAGAATCTGAGCCCGCGCGAGATCGTCGCCGAGCTCGACAAGTTCATCATCGGGCAGGGGCCTGCGAAGAAGGCCGTTGCCATCGCGCTGCGCAACCGCTGGCGCCGGCAGCGCGTGGATGAGAAGCTGCGCGAGGAAATCACGCCCAAGAACATCATCATGATCGGGCCCACCGGTGTGGGTAAGACGGAGATCGCCCGCCGCCTGGCAAAGCTCGCGGGCGCGCCGTTTCTAAAGGTCGAAGCCAGCAAGTTCACCGAAGTGGGCTACGTGGGAAAAGACGTCGAGTCCATGATCCGCGACCTGACCGAGGCGGGCGTCAAGCTCGTCGAGGCCGAAGAGCGCGAGCGCGTCGTACCCGAGGCGCAGCGCCTTGCCGAAGAGCGTCTGCTCGATGTGCTTCTCCCGCGCGATGAAGAACCGCAGCCAGAGGAAGAGGCGCCGCGCGTCTTTGCCGCCGGCGCTCCGGGCGAGCAGGGCGGCGCCGAGGTAGTCGAGACCGGCAGCTCCACCCGCGATAAGCTCCGCAAGCTCTTGCGCAGCGGCAAGCTCGACGATCGCGACGTGGAGATCGACGTGGCGGTTTCCTCGAAGGCAATGACCCAGGTCTTCACGCCCCAGGGCATGGAGGAAATGGGATTCGATCTCTCGGAACTGCTCGGCGGCCTCGGCAATGCCTTCGGCGGCGGCAAGAAAACCAAGCGCCGCAGCGTGAAGGTGCCCGAGGCGCTCCGGCTGCTGACCGAGCAGGAGGCCGCGCGGCTCATCGATCGTGAAGTCATTCAGCGCGA
- the trmFO gene encoding methylenetetrahydrofolate--tRNA-(uracil(54)-C(5))-methyltransferase (FADH(2)-oxidizing) TrmFO: MSEKRAIVVGGGLSGAEAAWRLARRGIACTLFEMRPVKPTEAHQSDRLAEIVCSNSLKSDRESTPQGLLKEELRALGSLILECAQATRVPAGDALAVDRDEFAALVTKKIEEEPLIELRREEFTELPTDVPVILATGPLTSGRLAQSLADITGTTNLAFYDAISPIVEADSINRDIVFSANRHDRGESEDYLNIPMSEEEYHAFVSALLEAGKVPYADFENIRPFEACQPIEEIASKGTESLRFGTFRAIGLTDPRTGRRPYAVAQLRAENRAFTLYNLVGCQTKMRYGEQERVFRMLPGLEAAEFVRLGSVHRNTFVNAPLVLDEALRIKAQDNLYIGGQLTGVEGYVEAVVMGLIAAENVERSLRGAPPVLLPANTAIGALQRYLREADPEIFQPMNFNFGLFDPLEKRARGKAERRLFHVERAREEMAKFLGEKGGIVL, translated from the coding sequence ATGAGTGAGAAACGCGCAATCGTGGTGGGCGGCGGCCTCTCGGGGGCCGAGGCGGCGTGGCGGCTCGCGCGTCGCGGGATCGCCTGCACGCTCTTTGAAATGCGCCCGGTAAAGCCCACCGAAGCGCACCAGAGCGACCGGCTCGCCGAGATCGTCTGCTCCAACTCTCTGAAATCCGACCGTGAGAGCACGCCGCAAGGACTGCTCAAGGAAGAGCTTCGCGCGCTGGGTTCGCTGATTCTCGAGTGCGCGCAGGCCACGCGCGTTCCGGCCGGCGATGCGCTCGCCGTGGACCGCGACGAGTTCGCCGCCCTCGTGACGAAGAAGATCGAGGAAGAGCCGCTCATCGAGCTGCGCCGCGAGGAGTTCACCGAGCTTCCCACGGACGTGCCGGTGATCCTGGCAACGGGGCCGCTCACCAGCGGACGACTGGCCCAGTCTCTTGCTGATATAACCGGCACGACGAACCTCGCGTTCTACGATGCGATCAGCCCCATTGTCGAGGCCGACTCGATCAACCGCGACATCGTCTTCAGCGCCAATCGGCATGATCGCGGTGAGAGCGAGGACTACCTCAACATCCCCATGAGCGAGGAGGAATACCACGCCTTCGTGAGCGCGCTCCTCGAAGCGGGGAAAGTTCCCTACGCGGACTTTGAGAACATCCGGCCCTTCGAGGCCTGCCAGCCAATCGAGGAGATTGCCTCAAAGGGAACCGAATCGCTGCGCTTTGGTACCTTCCGCGCGATCGGCCTGACCGACCCGCGCACGGGCAGGCGTCCCTACGCAGTGGCGCAGCTTCGCGCCGAGAACCGCGCCTTTACGCTCTACAACCTGGTGGGTTGCCAGACGAAGATGCGCTACGGCGAGCAGGAGCGGGTGTTCCGCATGCTCCCGGGTCTCGAAGCCGCCGAGTTCGTGCGCCTTGGATCGGTGCACCGCAATACATTTGTGAACGCGCCGCTCGTTCTGGATGAAGCGCTTCGGATCAAGGCCCAGGACAATCTCTACATCGGCGGGCAGCTCACGGGCGTTGAGGGATACGTCGAGGCGGTGGTCATGGGACTCATCGCTGCCGAGAACGTGGAGCGTTCGCTTCGCGGCGCGCCGCCGGTATTGCTGCCGGCCAACACAGCCATCGGCGCGCTCCAGCGTTACCTGCGCGAGGCCGACCCGGAGATCTTCCAGCCCATGAACTTCAACTTCGGGCTTTTCGACCCCCTTGAAAAACGCGCCCGCGGCAAGGCCGAACGCCGGCTCTTCCATGTGGAGCGCGCCCGCGAGGAGATGGCGAAGTTTCTTGGTGAAAAGGGCGGAATCGTGCTATAA